The genomic window aattaaatatttcatatttatccttcAACACCAATTAGGACAttaagaattctaatttttttgcaATTGAGAAAAAGGTTTAACTTGGGTTAAGACACGATTGCTTCAATTCTACAAAGCAACTTGCATCTATCATTCACAGTATATTAATGAGTAACCTACCTAAATACAATGAGGGGCTGTCTCATGAAACATAACATGTCATAATAGTTTGAGGCATgagtaaaggaaaagaataaacaaaaaagccAAATTCTTTGTCTTCTGTTCTTAGCAATAAATCAAAATTCatcaatattttcatttgtttcatatGTTAAGAGTAAAAACCTTGAAAAACCCCAACAGTCTTCAGTATCTCCATTTACCTATGACAGTATTCAATAGTAATATAATTACTTAAAGGGTATACTACAGATTTGAtataaagaatgaagaatgaCTCTATTGCacataataaaaaaatctctGTAGATGTGTTATTCTTTAGATTGTACAATAGAGAGGAAAAGTAATTAAGCTGCTTTATGatgcttgttaattgataaaGGAAATCCATGCAATGTAACTACTCCTAGGTAGAGGAAAATGGAATTCTAGTAGTAACAGACAGATAAATGAAAAAAGGGCTGCAAAACTACTGAGtaaataattctctttttagaGATGTAGTTACCAGGGTACCTTGCTTCAAAAACACCCTATCTATGGCATAAGCATTTAGAAAATGCATTTCTGCATTTAGAAAATGGGGCAAATAGCTCTAGAAAATAAAGGCATTAAACTAAGAcaagtggaaagaaagaaaaactctaCTCAGTTTCAATCCATTAATATGTGCTTATCACTAGGAGAGATATGTCTTCATAGGTGCCTTCCACAGGACAGAAGCTACCAGATACTGCCTGAAAATCAGAGCAGAAGATGCCAGGTACTTTCTATTCCCATAATCCTTTATTCAAAACTTCACTGAAGGGATAGCTGTTGATTCATTTAAAGAGGTACTTTTTTCCCTCTGGGGAAAAGCTTATTGAGgatcaaaggaagaagagagagcagGAAAACTTGTTGGAATGCCATGTCACCATGCCCTCCCCAATCCCCcggtttccttttctttttcttgatttaaaTAACTACATTAGCTTTAAGAGAAAGCAACCAACAAGCTTTCTCCTTTATaagcaaagctttttaaaaaacacatatttGTGAGATTAGTCATTTGGAGAATTCAAATCCCCCTGACAATCACCCTTTCCcaacaacaaagcaaaatattACCAGTTTTTTAAGCCCACTTTTTCTTCCAAAGTTTGAATTACACTGAGATCCTTACATTGTGAACACAGGTAGAAAGTTGATGATCTTCTTCTGTcaatcttttcaatttctttactcttggctcaaattttatttattaatattagtcACCagttaataagaaaaaagatagtttctaagtgggtttttttttctgttgttttgtttttaattaagttAATTTGATACCACACCATCTGGTTACACATGTTCAATCTGTAGCGattaattattcctttttcttgaaTTCTTGGTTTCCATAGCTAGAACCTTTTTCTATTTCAGTTACTCCTATCAGTCTACGGACTCCaaaggaagctaaaaaaaaaaaaaaagtaaagaaacaaatTAGATTATTTTGTCCCATATTATCAAATTCTCACGTATGTTAATAAGATGACAAACTCATTCATTAGTGACTAGAAAACAATTCCTGGACTTAGGCCTATAATTTTCACCTGTTAATAgaatgggcataataatacttGTTAAAAGAATGGGCAAAATAGAAAGATCATGGACCAGAAATATATGGTCCAGTAGAACTGCCAGAcaaattaattaatagttttcaTTGCTAACCAAATTTAGTAAAGAGTCCCCAGATATTTCCCTCAGTGCCTCCTTTTTTAGCTTCCTGTTCCTGTTTTTAGATGAAAGTAAACTGCATGGAGCTAGAAAAAGAGCTGAGAGAACCAGAGAGAAACCAaacaagttattttatttatcaacTTGGTTTATGATATGGGAAAGACATTAAGATTGATTATCCCAGGTATGCATATCTTTCATAAgggaacaaagaaaaatttagtATGGTGCTGCTTGATTTCTAGATTATTACTCCAACCCTATTAAGTAACTGggttaaaatagaaaaacaacaaatccagaaacttccaaatttttaaaaattttcaaaggatttatatttgaatacacacacacacacacacacccctcatcTTTTACTTTTTCAATGTTCAAGCACTACCATAGAATGTCTACTTCCAATAAGAGATTTATGACAAGCTCTGAATAACAACCTGAAGTCATTTCCAACTAATTATCTTCTGACccatatttttccttctcattttttattaCCTGCTCCAATAAATCCTAGGAATGTAAGTATCAGAAGGGGTGATCCACTTGCAAAAACATCAAATGCAAAACTGAAGAGAGGAGATAGAAGGATAGTTGCCCATCCAAGGAAATTCAGGAGAGTCCATGGTCTTCTGATGGGTTTAATCTGCTCCCCTGGAAACATACCTTTCTGTTTGTATAGTTCTTGTAAAGCATCCTACAAGTTAAGAAATAAATaggattcttttaaaaaacaatcctTGTAAATCTGACTGCAaactatagagaaagaaaaatgattcattcaaagtgaaattctgattttaataaaataagcatttaaaaaacgCCTATAACACAAATTCTAGCTTGAAACACTAGTTTGAAGTGTTTTATACTAAGTGTTTTATACTAAGTATAAAAATACTTAGTTACCAGGAGAAGAAATTTTGATTCCTATAGGTAGATAAATAACAGctgctatttttatattatttgactattataaatattcacatatttttattatatatgaggtagttgaattttttttaaaatccagataAAATGTTTGAGaagaaaagtatataaaagaTGGTATCCTGGAATGACATATCCAACATGACAAAGTAATGAGAATGAAAAATGCTCGTTGTGAATATTTTCCCTATGGCAATTATGTTGTAAATCTTCACAATAGAGTGATAACTCAATCATGTATAAAAATCCTATGAACAACCTTCCTCCCAACCCCCCCAAACACAAACCACACTTTCAACAACATATCCTCATTTCTGTCTACCTTGGATGAAAGCAGTAAGCTTccttttctatcctttctttctgacttccacactatttttaaacaaagttttaTGTATGAATAGTAGTAGCCACCAACATTTATCACATGCTTTAAGGCTTTTAaggcaaaatgctttataaatattatgtcatttgttcCCCACCATAACCCTGGgaggaggtgggtgctattattatctctattttgctgatgaggaaactgaggcacatagagtTAAGtgtttgctcagggtcacacagctagtatctaaggtcaaatttgaactttggtctttgAAAACCTCACCTCTGGGATTTTCAGTGCAGTGCTGCTCTGACTCAAATGCCCAActgattctgaaatattttaagcCCCCTTTCttccaataaataaaaaattactcatctgTATATGACATTAATACATGTCAATTTGGGGCATCCTCAAGTACCCTAACTTTCATTCCCATCTCACAGTACCACTatactttcctcctttcctccattaaCCAAAACCCAATCCGATTTTCTTCATTCCCAACTCTGAAAGCAAGCATTAAATTAcaagtcagaagaacctggatTCTAGTCCCACCTCTGAAAACActtacctgtatgaccttgggcaaaatatTTACCATCTtttggcctcaatttcttcatttgtaaaataaggagagaaattaaatcattCTAATGACTTTATAATTCTAAGACCTATGACTAAATCTGCCTAAACTctctaaaatatatgtatatctgaaAAAGGTTTAAAGTCTTAAGCCTGTCACCAGGAGCTCAGCTGAACCTTTGCCAGTATATTAGATCCTGCTGTATCCTCTGTAGGCATATTTTTTGAGAATCTAGGGTCACCTCTAGTAAGGCACTACAGAAGGGCTTTTATGGAGACTGGAATGTAAAGTGGGATGCTTTATAATTAAGagtaaacaataaaaagaacAGCCCATGTGTTCCACTGATTTTTACAAACTAGGATAAGATTTATAGGAGAATATGGATAAGAGTTATAGAGGATAAAAGAGTGGAGACATTTGCAACATGGAAGATGTATTCAAATCAATTAACTTTCAAAGTATCACTAGTATCAGAGTCCTAAGTTAAAAGGATGAAGTTGTAACAGaggatgagagaagagagagagaaatgaattattttctagtttttaaaataaaagagggCTTTCCAAATTCCCTCAAATGACACTGTTACTTCAGAAGAGCTAATCTTGATGCCATAGTAAAGCAGGATTGAAGACTTGAGTCCCAGTTTGAAGACTAGAACTATATCCATGATAAATCAGAAAGAATAATTTGATTATGAGACAGTATTCCTATATCTCCTAGGAAAAGACCAACATTTCAATTGTTTACCTTTTAAAATCAATCTCTTCCTAGACATTCTCTTTAAAAGACTTTtactcttggaaaaaaaaaaattctttacctTCTCCTGATAAAGTTTATGAAGCCATTTTGCTGCTTCCTTTTCATCTTGTGGGATATCTTCCAGAGGAAATCTCCTGGTTTGTTAGAAAGTTAAAAACAAAGTGAATCTTCCCCACCTATAATTCCTTAGAACTTATGTGTGTACTATATAGAACAGAAAGTATGGAAACTAAATTGGgatttaaatatgtgtatatgtctgtcATAGGCTAAAGCTATTTgataagaggaaataattaatagcaaATTCATTAAATTCTGTCTATAGCTTCATTATAAGGAATAattaacttttttggcataaGTATACGCGTCTATCTATTTAAAGATCAAGAGAAAATGATTCAGTAATTGATTCAGTGGTACAAtgaataaagtgctgggcctggagtcaggaggacctgaatttaaatatggtctgagatacttattagctgtgtaaccctgcaCATGTAACTTGAACCCTTTTTGCCTccgtttttctcatctgtaaaatgagttggaaaatgaaatggcaaatcactcaagtacctttgccaaaaatacttcaaaatggagtcatgaagagttgcatatgactgaataacagcagAAAAcagattaattaataaaaattttaaaatctaagatGTTCTATGATAtatcttgttaggttcttactaagtgctgagataatgagatattagtttcttactaagtgctaagtcggtacttgacaattttctagttctggccttttctggtagtttgacttgtgaattcctgcagagagccacgtcaagcctggtctaaagcagagactgacttttttcctcccgagctgccctctttatcctcccagagaatgggcatgggataatgcaaggacttctgggaagaaccacttcaaccaatgagcttgctcctcccaagcacgcaagctcttccccaggaattcacaagtcaaactcccaggaaaggccggaactagaaaattgtcaagttcccacttagcacttagtaagaaactaATATCTCacatctcattagcacttagaaAGAACCTAACAATATCTAAATAAATTTAGCATAGTTACcagtttccaagaaaaaaaatggaaaattagggTTAATTTTCAATTAGCCCTAACAAAGAGGTGACTATGGGTTGTCTCTATGTTAATCATCGAGATGAGAGGccaggtttattttatataaagttcACAAGATCCCAGTAATAATGGAATTTGAGGAACATTCTGGACATTTTTCTTGGCCAAATCTCTAGTTTTGTCATCCAGAAAGATGTTCCTTCACCATGTTGATGGTGAAGATAAAAAACTGAGAAATTTGGCCCAGAAGAGATAACCCAAAGTACTAGTTTAAAATAGAAGCAGTATATAGGCATCACACCTAGCAGGCTCTTGGATACCATTCTGAAAGTGTTTTGTGAGCCTTAAAAACACAAAAGGAATGGGAGGTGTTATTCCACTCCTTCTTTTTGCTTATTCACCTTGTAAATACAAACTGACTGTGGTGGAGGCTATCAAGAAGAAGACAATGAATACTGAAGAAACTAAAGAGTTTAAAAATTGTTGATTGCTGGGAAGGAAGTTTTCCATTGTCGCAGGGAATTTTCTTGAGTGTTTTTGTGGGTTCCTTACcattcctttctatctttttgtattgaaaataaaacctttttctatttctgttcttttgGCCTTAGGGCTTGTAGAAGTTCTCAGCTGGTTAAGGAGGGCAAAATTAAGCAAATACTGATATATTTATCCCAGGTGGGAGTATAAGCCAAAATCTTAGGAGAGACACTTCCTAGTCAGGCTTGATCTTCAGAATATATTTAGGGAATTATAGTTCATAGTATCATACATTTAAGAGATGGAATAGAGCTTAATTCATCTAGTCCATCtctttcactttatagatgacaCAATTAAGGCCCAGGTTAAGCAAGTTTACTAAGGTCACAAACGTTTTaacagagctagaatttgaaccaaTGTACCCAACTTCAAATCAAGCCaaaatttccaaattaatttcttgaaagagaCCTGGGTTTcaaatcagaagacctggtttAAATTCTGGCTCTGGGCAGAGAACTAGAATTCTtagaccctcagtttcttcatttataagatgCGGGGCTtaattcaatcaataagcaattattaagcacctatcttATGCCAGGCTTTGCACTAAGCATACAAaggcaaaatatatacaaaagggATACTGAGACAAAAACAGAATAGTCCCTCAAAAGAATGTACAATTTATCtaagagaaatatataatatgcctgtactaaaaaaaaaagtatacataaaagatgatattttGAAAGCTAGCCACTAGCATCAGGAAAGTCTTCATGTACAAAGTGGTGTTCATGGTGAACCTTGGAGGAAACTAAGAATCCTGAGGTATGGAGGTCAGGAGGCAGTGTGTTTTCCAGGATTTGGGGAGTCAGTGCCGAGACACtgagatggaagatggaatgcCATGAGGAATAATTTATTTGGACTGCAGAGTaaatggaaaggagaaatggTTGATATGTAACATCCATTCTATCTATGATGAAAACAAGACATTTTACTTTTGCATTGCCCTACTTGTCCTTTTCCCACCTTAAACTGCCTCCTTCCTTTTCATGCCACTTCCCTTTGAGGAGAAACTACAGGTATCTCCTTCTTCCTTTGTCCAGTGGTTATAAAAGTGCAAACTTCTGAATGGACTGTGAATTCTATGGGAACTGTGAGCACATGCATTTCTCTTGCAATAAACCTAGTGTGCCGTGAGCTGCGATTGGCCATTGACGCTTTTCAGCAGCTTTATTAAAATTGAACAGCTCCAGCAGATGGCGGCAGCAGAGAAGCAGAGAAGCAGCACACCAAGTGGCAGAGCCATTGGCCTGGAAGTGCTTCCTCCTCCTGCACCCAGCTGAGAATCCTCAGAAAATTGCACCTTTTCCTGTACATGTGAGGGTCTGTGGCAGAAAATGATTCTGTAATTTAAATTTCCCTTGTTATTTACTAATACATTATGCCCTAATTATTCTGCAAAATTCTGCAAAAAATAAAGCCTAAACTCAACAATAATGTGCTAATGACCTATTAGTACTGGAGATTTGGTGTCAGAAGATTGAAAACATTGGTTTAAATGATAGTGAATAAATGTTTTACTCTCATTTGAGACACAAAATGAGTGTGTCTCATTTTTCTATACCGTCTAATATTATAGCCAAAAAAATGGACTGGGTACAAAAATATATGATTCTGTGACCAGAGTCTACTTTTCTCAAACACAATGAAAACTTGAAAAAACCTAAGAATTTCCAAAATTGTatctataaaagtttttttttttttaataagcaaataattaaagaaaaaaagattttccatgCTTGTTAGTTTGAATTTCATCTCTACCTATTACAAAGTCTAAAGAGCAGTCAGGTCTGACATTGACCAGGTAATTTTTATAAGCCAAATTAGATGGCCAATGaccaaaataaatacttttaatacTTAATACCTGGTAATGATTCTATATAGTTTGAATCGAAGTCTTAGAACAAGGTAGTAATTTTATCAATGTAATTCCTATAGGAAAGTCCATTACAAatttaaggagagagaaaaaaaaatccataattttttattttattttcatgggATCATTTCTATAAACTATAGATTTTATCTAGAAGAATGCAGATTTTATCAGTACTATCCTTCCAATGCCTAAAATGAATTTGAGTGGTACAAAAATGCTGGATAGGAAGTGAAAAATTAAAGGATTTGACCAGTAATCAGTATAAAAATTTAGCACTTCTTCCACAGGTAAGCATAGCTTTAATTCCACAATTAGGTACACATTATGTTATCCCATAAATGAAATACTATTCAGCATCACTAAAGTGAACACATACATATTCTATTTTTGTAGAAGCTAAGTACTCAACCAGAGAATTGTCTACTACATCTAGTAGACAAAACTTGAATTAATAATAAGAAATTGAGTTAAATAGCATTTTGCTGCAGATGGAGGCTATTTTGTAGGTAAAAAGAGATGTCAGTATTTCTcagttgaaaaaaatcataagtcTATAGATGTTTAGGTTAGCAACAAGTGATGAGAAATACAGacaattcatttttttagatAAGGCTATTTTGGTACTTGTATGACCtgtgattttaagttaaaaataaataaaagatttaactATCAATTTGAGGATTTTAGATAAAGGCTAAAAAGACCTTTCAAAGGACTTTGGAATCTTACTCTGAAGTCTTGACTATTTGAGTTTGCAAGagatatatatattaaaaaatattggcAGCATGGAAACTCcatcaatgaatgaaaaatctTCATCTAAATTAAGaatctctcctttttcttaaaaatgtgTTATGAAAAGGGATAGATGAGTCACTATGCTGAATTTCAAACTCTGTGACCTGACACAACCACCACTAACAAGAttatcttaaaaggaaaaaaaaaaaaagtgattctttCTTATTTAGCAGCTATTGAAGATTATTTAAGGAAATGAAATTCCAAAAATCACTACCAGACTATTGCGTAATGCTTAATTAAGAATTCCAAGGAAATCCTATAGCATTATAAAATCTATTCTGTCTGGTATAATGCTTCAGTTCCATAGATTAAAAATCCTTATGGTGATATATTTGACACATGATAGCCTACAACAGAGATTAATTTTAGGAATATTAAGGAAAAAGGGAGCAAGATCCCAGATTGAAATATAAAGAGAGCACTGGTGGGTACATGGTGATATAATTAAATAGGCTAATTCACTAAGGtcagagaatttttctttctatagtataatctttgttttatgttttttgccTTCCCAGTGTATAAATATATgaagtaaatgttaaaaagtttTGGTTGGTGTGAGGCAGAAGGGGAAGTAAACTGAGGTGAGATAGGAGATTAGGGATCTACACAGGTTTCAGGAAAGAGAACTGATTTAATTCTGTGGTAAGGATTAGAGGATCAAATGGCAAACACATATGAAGTGGGAATTAGAAAATATGGGGCATTTGGGCAGCACAAAGTACAAGAGATAACAAAGAAAGGCCAGTAAACACACACCAGATTTCCAGTTTGGTCTCTAAAGAGAATGCTGGAGAGATATTAAATACCTCAGTATTTTTCTAAGTGGCTCTTCTTCATCTCCTACTTTTTTTGCATCCAGCCATTGACAAAGTAGGCTGGTATAAATCCTGACAGCTAGGATAAAGGAGTAGAACTTCTAAGaaaatggagaagggaatggaaagaCAGGTGtggtgggagggaagaagaaaggcttACTAATCAGCCTGCAAAGCCTGAGAAACTCATGCCCATATTTTGCTCACCTCACACACATATCTGCTTCATACTTCTTTCCATAAAGGATCCCTAGTAATGATGGATTCTTGTTTCCTCTGAAATTAAGTGTTACATCATAGACTGCTGCAACTGTAGTTAGAAAGAAGCATCGAGTAAAAAAATTGTAAGACAGCTAGAACACTGGCTTTCACCTTTAAATGAATCTTAAATAATTCTACAGAAAAAgtcaaaagtaaaacaaacaaatccaaacATTTAATTAATACCCATTGTgggggttattttctttttaactgacTAACACTTTTTTTCACACAAATTATTTCATGTTAACCCTGACGCCTGACAGGCAGCAAAGCAAAATGAATAGAGAACAAGCACTAGAGTGGGAAAGCCGTGGTTCTATTCCTGCCTATGTATGAGAGGCTGGGCAGGTCACCTGACCTTTCAGTGCTCTTGATAGGTGATTTTAAGACTCTAAGCTGCAGAGAAGGTGCACACCTGCTTTGATAGAGAAAGTTTTTCATTGAAAGCTGCCTCTACTAATGTAGTAACTATGTCTAATGCCAATCCCAAAACCTGGCAAGGAAATGGCACTGTTGCTTAATGATCATATAAAAATGGCAAGCCTGAAAACCGTGTATAACCTAAAGAAATCAACCAACAGGAATTTGTCCTTACCTGTTCCCCTGAGACACTGGACTGCAGTGGTAAAGCCTTTGGTTCTGGGCAACAAATGATATTTAAGTTTGGGTAATCCTTTAGACTCAGCCACTTCCATACTAATTCGATGCTTTGTCTCTGTAAATCGAGTTCCTTCACAATacaagagaaactgagacagaatacaaaaaataaattcagtaaaCATAATTCAAAAAATAACATTTCCTAAACACAGTCTtcctaatttgatatttaaaaatgattagaAACTAATTTAAATTATTGGGAAACTTAAAAATGTAtctaaaattattagaaatttatcattttaaaagatgGTAAAGGCAAGGGGACTCATCTAAACTCTCCCCCAAGCcctttcaaattcctttaaataatgactctaaacaaattttagaacatcagaatccacaaaaagatgAAGTGGAATAATTTTCCAATCAAAGACAACATGGAGGTCAGCAGTAAATATCTAGTGCACCAGGATAGGAATCCAGCATAGTCTCAGTGCAGTCTGAGCTAGGAAACCAGAAGCAGATCTTGGGGCTTCTGAATCAACAGCAGCACTAGcagtttccagacctctcagctaGAGACATCAAAGATGATttggaagatcagcagaaaacATTTGTCTCTCTGGAGTAAAAAGCCTTGGGAAACGAGCAAACCAGGTCAGCAGCAGAGGTGGTAGTGGCAGCAGCAATTGCCAGAAGTCTCAATTCACAGTTGGTATTTGGGTGAAACTGGTCAGAAAGAGGAAGGACTTTATAGTCCTTTAGCACAATAGAACTTATGGAGCGGAGGatcctgttaggattcttacaaggtgctaagtcactggaatggataagagacaataattatctaatttagcatggttgatctgatcctacaaggagatgttatgtatgggccagaacttgagaaaAGTTAATatacttggttcacacctttaaaggagttcaaatctttaaaggagtttacacatttacgatcattggtccacacatgagAGTCACACCtataagagagcatacttttaaggagtacccacaagcccattctcttggaggatGTAAGAAGCCAGGATTCAGGGGGGAAGGTCAGAGTCTGGATCAAGTCTAACGGAGAACTTCAAGGAAGCTCAAAGAGATTCAGAGAGTGAGgatttcagtggggagattcgcaagttcaggagattcacaagtctaaaggaaaagcctgctcatggacttctgggagattcagaactaggatggacttccgggagattcacaaggcagaagcccacaatcccactcttggaggcagagtctgattcattcccacatccaccttcgtgctggctggagacatttggacaagagctctcaggagccaacaagagagataggcctctacagaa from Sminthopsis crassicaudata isolate SCR6 chromosome 3, ASM4859323v1, whole genome shotgun sequence includes these protein-coding regions:
- the AGPAT3 gene encoding 1-acyl-sn-glycerol-3-phosphate acyltransferase gamma translates to MGLLAFLKTQFVVHLLIGFVFVVSGLIINFIQLFTLLLWPINKQFYRKVNCRLSYSLWSQLVMLLEWWSGTECTLFTDQETVAKFGKEHVVIILNHNFEIDFLCGWTMCERFGVLGSSKVLAKKELLYVPLIGWTWYFLEIVFCKRKWEEDRDTVIEGLKRLSDYPEYMWFLLYCEGTRFTETKHRISMEVAESKGLPKLKYHLLPRTKGFTTAVQCLRGTVAAVYDVTLNFRGNKNPSLLGILYGKKYEADMCVRRFPLEDIPQDEKEAAKWLHKLYQEKDALQELYKQKGMFPGEQIKPIRRPWTLLNFLGWATILLSPLFSFAFDVFASGSPLLILTFLGFIGAASFGVRRLIGVTEIEKGSSYGNQEFKKKE